The following are from one region of the Capsicum annuum cultivar UCD-10X-F1 chromosome 1, UCD10Xv1.1, whole genome shotgun sequence genome:
- the LOC107867785 gene encoding uncharacterized protein LOC107867785 isoform X10, protein MDYNDNDYQSHLSGEDSSKVSSVLHPYALPKFDFDDSLQGHLRFDSLVENEVFLGIPTQEDNHWIEDFSRGSSGIEFSSSATDSCSIPRRNNVWSEATSTESVEMLLKSVGQEEMVRGDTIMEESDAGNELGCLIQPAASSLKLDDKRDDVKGSSSAAPADESVEFTGSFSRCERTKIEDVHIVCAPERQGMGPIADGCSDIAGERCSEVNTEEKLQTEIKSVDENLGEAKTLQSESLPDNSNRQPSVPVIQSAINECLTDSLPASTEILASQHNSTNCHSGNTSGLPSEHHKPEEKQISVSKESSMGDEKSRGCAVESETCTSNASPPSLASLKLEVVKEIPTETRMIKSEEPCVQDSECGLSTEGCKEDISSVGSAERVFSKDLKDNLQVVGNSILCEVKEASVSSICLDTRDTDNQEGSSKGRIEKVSSMQMSDGLTASPEKEVNNLDGHSPLNLVTSEACAVSEISEPSKENNGNGIHSLEGSSNIQEASVSTELVETPVPENLETGNDADRVSQGYACAGDHVPLPVPAGSMDICGESFSRVVDVDTTNADVSGDKEQEKVLPVENEMERSCVRDHGVRSSSMEGESEQISDQGHRSKFESSTLNNQALDVGFDDRNLILGGDSVSVPLLSGSDAIATEIVDHDEKLKPVSVMGGSGHFAGKGEMQVVLSAEAEVSTVKESSEGAGQVRPLSNDGKDAGDCCMEIKPMVVEPNVLAQDNPDTASHVEQAAIAEANIECCKHVEECATNSGSIIKEDAVFGAGAEAAPLEKNKEMKRETVKLVEVGVEGSSDVIGGRKEDSVAVQSCTALSLSEKKTTKSRRRAVVKNVAPLVDTTEIGGKAQPTSIASGENASNKADRSFTFDVSPLVGNAKGEADKSITSTQACLPTELKAGDRLHLTSASKQTDTKIMQEISHASPLVPDKGTPSGGAKSDRKARRGSGKSGKENPRKGSQLKEINSSKQSDRGNKSSVQCSPSVAVQKMQFEAGTVERNITKSSGAVSFPTSNLPDLNTSSPASVLFHQPFTDQQQVQLRAQIFVYGTLIQGTAPDEACMVSAFGTSDGGRSLWEPAWRACVERVHGQRSRGGNNETPSHPRSGPRTPDQANKQAVHQNKVTTSAAGRASGKATNSPVISPMVSLSSPLWNMPTPSRDGLSSARGAVVDYKALSSMHPYQTPPAQTFVGHTASWLPQAPFPGPWVASPQNSAFDISAQLPALPVTESVKLTPVKESSLSISAGAKHAPPGSVAHAGDSGILSGASLHENKQASVLPAQYSADQKSRKRKKASSTEDRAQKTKLGTSSESVTAPVVCTQLSNKAPSSDEFGQLSSVAVVPLVAHGQTGAASVPIIGGHFSTSVVIAPPSSSVPKNTSEIPITSGPSSAGICKRELDLGKKTKTSNNLSKVEEAKLQAEDAATNAAAAVSHCQDVWSQLDNNKNSDLPSDIEVKLTSAAVAVAAATSVAKAAAAAAKLASNAALQAKLMADEAMMAYDANNPSQTNAAAFPNIVNNLGSATPASVLKGQDVGNGSSSIIFAAREASRRRIEAASAASRHAENLDAIVKAAELAAEAVSHAGKVVTLADPLPLTQLVEAGPDSYWKVSQTLSGQVVKANKVNEDESAIPIVEKAPGIFSKRSEGPSVEEMHPTIPDFQPTTVSGNIVEDDMRNEEVIQTPVTGVEKDVRGAKGHSKPEGSKTIGLVAESSHDLVEACGDVESSRMQEGSLVEVFKDSDDGKRAWYSAKVLTLKNGKALVCYTDHQSDEGLEQLKDWVPLDVGSDELPRIRPVHPVTALQGEKKRRRAAVKEYTWYVGDRVDAWIDYRWREGVIAEKNKRDETTFSVNFPAYGDTAVVRAWHLRPTLVWKDGEWVELSRSRHDFLSQSDTPKEKRMKLGNHAGEDTGNDGLSKKMDPLVPVTNEPATLLPLSVNEKTFNIGISKDDDKPNTLRTMRSGLQKEGSKVFGVPKPGKKRKFMEVSKHYDSDKGSKSNVPPGSAKFTKYLMPQATGTGGWKINSRTDLKEKQAIEARRKLPKPGAEDPVKFRSEALPTNIPKKASTSLNRGEGMKKKIPVSNLKSSKVELKDKMIPETNEPRRSNRRIQPTSRLLEGLQSSLIISKLPSVSHDKSSRSHSRGASR, encoded by the exons ATGGATTACAATGACAATGATTATCAAAGTCATTTAAGTGGTGAAGACAGCTCCAAAGTTTCCTCTGTTTTGCATCCCTATGCTCTTCCCAAGTTCGATTTTGACGATAGTCTTCAGGGGCATTTAAGATTTGACAGCTTAGTTGAGAACGAGGTTTTCCTTGGTATCCCCACTCAGGAAGACAATCATTGGATAGAGGATTTTTCTCGGGGAAGTAGTGGAATAGAGTTCAGTTCAAGTGCTACAGATTCTTGCTCCATACCAAGACGTAATAATGTCTGGTCTGAGGCAACATCAACAGAATCTGTTGAAATGTTATTGAAATCAGTTGGTCAGGAAGAAATGGTTCGAGGGGACACTATTATGGAGGAGTCAGATGCTGGTAATGAATTGGGTTGCTTAATCCAGCCAGCAGCATCTAGTTTGAAGTTGGATGATAAAAGAGATGATGTTAAAGGCTCCAGCTCAGCAGCTCCTGCGGACGAGTCAGTTGAGTTTACTGGTTCATTTTCTAGGTGTGAGAGAACAAAGATAGAAGATGTTCATATTGTATGTGCTCCAGAAAGGCAGGGGATGGGACCTATTGCTGATGGATGTTCTGACATTGCTGGTGAGAGATGTTCTGAAGTTAATACTGAGGAGAAGTTACAGACTGAAATAAAAAGTGTTGATGAGAATCTAGGGGAAGCTAAAACATTACAAAGTGAATCTCTACCTGATAACTCTAATAGGCAACCATCCGTTCCTGTAATTCAAAGTGCAATTAACGAGTGTCTTACAGATTCTCTTCCTGCGAGTACAGAGATTTTGGCTAGTCAGCATAATTCAACCAACTGTCATAGTGGGAATACAAGTGGTCTACCAAGTGAACACCACAAACCAGAGGAGAAACAAATATCTGTGAGCAAAGAGTCGAGTATGGGTGATGAGAAGTCCCGTGGATGTGCTGTTGAAAGTGAAACCTGTACCTCTAATGCCAGTCCTCCCTCTCTTGCTTCTTTAAAACTTGAAGTAGTCAAAGAGATTCCAACTGAAACCAGAATGATTAAATCAGAGGAACCTTGTGTGCAGGATAGTGAATGCGGTCTTAGTACTGAGGGATGCAAAGAAGATATTTCTTCTGTAGGATCAGCTGAGAGGGTTTTCTCCAAAGACTTGAAAGATAATCTACAGGTTGTAGGTAATAGCATACTATGTGAGGTTAAGGAGGCATCTGTAAGTTCGATTTGTTTAGATACGAGAGACACCGATAACCAAGAAGGCAGCTCCAAGGGTCGGATAGAGAAGGTATCTTCTATGCAGATGTCAGATGGACTGACTGCTTCCCCTGAGAAAGAGGTGAATAATCTGGACGGTCATTCCCCACTTAATCTTGTCACTTCGGAGGCATGTGCAGTATCAGAGATCTCTGAGCCGTCAAAAGAGAATAATGGTAATGGTATTCATTCTTTAGAAGGTTCAAGTAATATACAAGAGGCATCTGTTTCTACTGAACTTGTGGAGACGCCAGTACCTGAGAATTTAGAAACTGGAAATGATGCTGATAGGGTTTCCCAAGGATATGCATGTGCTGGAGACCATGTCCCCTTGCCTGTGCCTGCTGGATCCATGGACATATGTGGAGAAAGCTTCTCCCGTGTGGTTGATGTTGATACTACTAATGCAGATGTCTCTGGTGATAAGGAACAGGAGAAAGTGCTGCCTGTGGAAAATGAGATGGAGAGATCATGTGTGCGTGACCATGGGGTTAGATCCTCCTCTATGGAGGGAGAATCTGAACAAATCTCTGACCAAGGTCATAGATCAAAATTTGAATCTTCCACATTGAATAATCAAG CATTAGATGTTGGGTTTGACGATAGGAACTTAATCTTAGGTGGTGACTCAGTGAGTGTTCCGTTGCTTTCTGGTAGTGATGCAATTGCAACTGAAATAGTTGATCATGATGAAAAGTTGAAGCCAGTGTCGGTTATGGGAGGTTCTGGTCATTTTGCAGGAAAGGGAGAAATGCAAGTTGTTCTCAGTGCGGAAGCAGAAGTGTCAACAGTTAAGGAGTCTTCTGAGGGGGCAGGCCAGGTACGTCCCCTGTCCAACGATGGAAAAGATGCTGGTGACTGTTGTATGGAAATAAAACCTATGGTTGTTGAGCCGAATGTTCTTGCTCAGGATAATCCTGACACGGCAAGCCATGTTGAGCAAGCGGCAATTGCTGAAGCAAATATTGAGTGCTGCAAGCATGTGGAAGAATGTGCAACCAATAGTGGTTCAATCATCAAAGAGGATGCTGTTTTTGGAGCTGGAGCTGAGGCTGCGCctcttgaaaagaataaggagatGAAAAGAGAAACAGTGAAATTGGTAGAAGTTGGAG TTGAGGGAAGTTCGGACGTTATTGGTGGACGTAAAGAAGATTCTGTTGCTGTCCAAAGTTGTACTGCGCTTTCACTAAGTGAAAAGAAAACGACCAAGAGCCGAAGAAGGGCTGTAGTTAAGAATGTTGCTCCCCTTGTCGATACAACTGAAATTGGTGGTAAAGCACAGCCCACCTCCATAGCTTCAGGAGAAAATGCTTCTAATAAAGCAGATAGGAGCTTTACTTTTGATGTAAGTCCATTGGTTGGTAATGCTAAGGGAGAAGCTGACAAATCAATCACCAGTACTCAAGCCTGCCTTCCAACTGAG TTGAAGGCTGGGGATAGACTACATTTGACATCTGCCAGCAAGCAAACTGATACTAAGATCATGCAGGAAATTTCTCATGCAAGTCCTCTGGTACCTGATAAAGGGACTCCATCTGGGGGTGCCAAGAGTGATCGCAAGGCAAGACGCGGCTCAGGGAAATCAGGTAAAGAAAACCCTAGGAAGGGAAGCCAATTGAAGGAAATAAACTCATCGAAGCAGTCGGATAGAGGAAATAAATCTTCTGTTCAGTGTAGCCCCTCTGTGGCTGTGCAGAAAATGCAATTTGAAGCGGGAACTGTTGAACGCAATATTACAAAGTCCAGCGGGGCTGTTTCCTTTCCAACTTCAAATTTACCTGATTTGAACACTTCTTCTCCTGCATCTGTATTGTTCCATCAGCCTTTCACAGATCAACAACAAGTGCAACTGCGAGCTCAAATTTTTGTTTATGGGACTCTGAT ACAAGGTACAGCACCAGACGAGGCTTGTATGGTTTCAGCTTTTGGGACATCTG ATGGAGGCCGAAGTCTTTGGGAACCTGCATGGCGTGCTTGTGTTGAAAGGGTTCATGGACAGAGATCTCGCGGTGGAAACAATGAAACTCCATCTCATCCACGTTCAG GTCCCAGAACTCCAGATCAAGCAAACAAGCAGGCTGTGCATCAAAATAAAGTTACTACTTCGGCAGCTGGACGAGCAAGCGGCAAGGCTACCAATTCACCTGTTATTAGTCCAATGGTATCACTTTCGTCCCCTCTTTGGAATATGCCTACTCCCTCCCGCGATGGGCTATCCTCCGCCAGAGGAGCTGTTGTTGATTATAAGGCACTTTCTTCTATGCATCCCTATCAGACTCCACCAGCACAAACTTTTGTGGGGCACACTGCCTCTTGGCTACCACAAGCCCCTTTTCCTGGTCCGTGGGTTGCTTCTCCACAAAATTCTGCATTTGATATTAGTGCACAGCTTCCTGCATTGCCTGTTACAGAGTCTGTGAAATTAACCCCTGTAAAGGAGTCATCCTTGTCCATTTCTGCTGGTGCAAAGCATGCACCGCCTGGTTCGGTGGCTCATGCTGGGGATAGTGGTATCCTGTCTGGAGCTTCTCTGCATGAAAACAAGCAGGCCTCAGTGTTGCCTGCCCAGTATTCAGCTGATCAGAAATCTAGAAAGAGAAAAAAGGCATCCAGTACTGAGGATCGTGCTCAAAAAACCAAGCTTGGCACCTCTTCTGAATCAGTTACTGCCCCTGTCGTttgtactcagttatcaaataagGCTCCTTCATCTGATGAGTTTGGCCAGTTATCATCAGTTGCTGTTGTACCGTTGGTTGCTCATGGCCAGACAGGAGCTGCATCTGTTCCCATAATTGGTGGCCATTTTTCTACATCAGTTGTCATCGCACCACCTTCTAGCTCTGTACCTAAAAACACTTCTGAAATACCGATCACCTCAGGCCCATCTTCCGCTGGTATCTGTAAGAGAGAGCTCGATttagggaaaaagaccaaaactTCAAATAACTTGAGCAAAGTTGAGGAAGCTAAGCTGCAGGCAGAGGATGCTGCCACAAATGCTGCTGCTGCAGTTAGTCACTGCCAAGATGTGTGGAGCCAGTTAGATAATAACAAGAATTCTGATTTGCCGTCGGATATTGAGGTTAAGCTGACATCTGCTGCCGTTGCTGTAGCAGCTGCTACTTCTGTTGCAAAGGCAGCCGCTGCAGCTGCTAAGCTTGCATCAAATGCTGCATTGCAAGCTAAACTGATGGCGGATGAGGCAATGATGGCATATGATGCGAATAATCCTTCTCAAACCAATGCGGCCGCTTTCCCTAATATTGTGAACAACTTGGGGAGTGCCACTCCTGCTTCAGTACTGAAAGGTCAAGATGTTGGCAATGGTTCTAGTTCAATTATATTTGCTGCTAGGGAGGCGTCGAGGAGAAGGATAGAAGCAGCTTCAGCTGCATCAAGGCATGCTGAGAATTTGGATGCTATAGTTAAGGCTGCGGAATTGGCAGCTGAAGCTGTGTCACATGCCGGGAAAGTTGTTACGTTGGCTGATCCTTTGCCTCTGACTCAATTAGTAGAAGCTGGTCCAGATAGCTACTGGAAAGTTTCCCAAACACTCTCTGGGCAGGTTGTCAAGGCAAACAAGGTAAATGAGGATGAATCGGCTATCCCCATCGTTGAAAAGGCTCCTGGCATCTTTTCCAAGCGATCTGAGGGTCCATCTGTTGAAGAGATGCATCCCACGATCCCTGATTTCCAGCCTACTACTGTATCTGGTAATATCGTTGAGGACGACATGAGGAATGAAGAAGTTATTCAAACTCCCGTTACAGGTGTTGAGAAGGATGTAAGAGGAGCAAAGGGTCATAGTAAGCCAGAGGGGAGTAAGACGATAGGCCTAGTTGCCGAGTCATCCCATGATCTGGTGGAAGCATGTGGAGACGTCGAAAGCTCTAGGATGCAAGAGGGTTCCCTCGTGGAG GTTTTTAAAGATAGTGATGATGGTAAGAGAGCCTGGTACTCTGCCAAAGTGTTGACCTTGAAGAACGGAAAAGCTCTTGTTTGTTACACCGACCATCAGTCTGATGAAG GACTTGAACAGTTAAAGGACTGGGTACCTCTAGATGTTGGAAGTGATGAACTACCAAGGATACGTCCTGTGCATCCAGTGACTGCTTTGCAAGGAGAGAAAAAGAGACGAAGAGCAGCTGTTAAGGAGTATACTTGGTATGTAGGAGATAGAGTTGATGCATGGATTGACTACCG CTGGCGCGAGGGTGTCATTGCGGAGAAGAACAAAAGGGACGAGACTACATTTAGTGTCAACTTTCCAG CTTATGGAGATACTGCAGTTGTCAGAGCATGGCATCTCCGACCAACTCTTGTATGGAAGGATGGAGAGTGGGTTGAGTTGTCTAGGTCAAGACATGACTTCTTGTCCCAG AGTGATACACCTAAGGAGAAGCGAATGAAGCTGGGCAATCATGCTGGTGAGGATACTGGAAATGACGGTCTATCAAAAAAAATGGATCCATTGGTGCCAGTGACAAATGAACCAGCAACACTGCTTCCTTTGTCTGTCAATGAAAAAACATTTAATATTGGGATTAGCAAAGATGACGATAAGCCCAACACTCTTCGTACAATGAGGTCTGGTTTGCAGAAAGAGGGATCAAAAGTTTTTGGTGTTCCTAAACCAGGAAAGAAAAGGAAGTTTATGGAAGTGAGCAAGCATTATGATTCAGACAAGGGATCTAAGAGTAACGTGCCACCTGGTTCAGCCAAGTTCACAAAATATTTGATGCCTCAAGCAACAGGAACTGGTGGATGGAAGATCAATTCTAGAACTGATCTGAAGGAGAAACAGGCAATTGAAGCTCGACGGAAACTTCCTAAACCAG GGGCTGAAGATCCCGTGAAATTTCGTTCCGAAGCTCTTCCCACCAACATACCAAAGAAAGCTTCAACATCATTAAACAGAGGGGAGGGCATGAAGAAGAAAATCCCCGTATCCAATTTGAAGTCGAGTAAAGTTGAACTAAAGGACAAAATGATACCTGAAACTAATGAACCCCGCAGGTCAAACCGAAGGATTCAACCAACATCAAGG TTATTGGAGGGACTACAAAGCTCGTTGATCATCTCTAAGTTACCATCTGTTTCACATGATAAAAGTAGCAGAAGTCACAGCAGGGGTGCATCAAG GTAA